The nucleotide window GAGCTGCTGGGCGGCGAGCTCGCCACCGCCACGCGCGCGTGGCGGGACTCGGTCGCCCGTTCCCTGCAGACGGAGGTCGTCGGCGCCGTGCGCGCGGCGGCTCCCGCGGGCTTCCGGGTCCTGCTGCACGCGGACCCCGACTCGTACCACGTGGGTGCGAACGCCGGGGTGGACCCGCGGCACGTCCTCACCGTCGCCGACGGTGTGGTCGTGCCGTGCGGTACAGGGCCCGAACTGCTGACGCCCTTCGCCGGGCACGCCACCGAGGAGACCGTGCTGGCGGCCAACCTCCCGGTGGTACGCGGCATGGGAGGCAGCCCCGCGACACTCTTCGAGGACGCGACGCGGGCGGCCGGAGCCGGCGCCACCGAACTACGGCTGTATCACGCCGGGTTGGCATCGGACGAGGACCTGTCGCTCGTGGCGGACGCGCTGGCGCGGCTGGGCTGACGCCGCAGCAGAGGCAGGACGGTTCCCAGCCGGGTGACGCCGAGCATCACCAACAGCGGCTGGTACGGCACGAGTTCGACCAGTCCCGCGCCGAGCGCGAGTCCCACCGCGTTCGGCGCGAACAGCAGCGTGCCCGCGGTCGCCGCCGTACGGCCCAGGAGGGCGTCCGGGGTCTCCCGCTGGACCGCGGTGAGGGCCGCGACCAGGACGCAGGGGAGCCCGACGCCGACCGCCGCGGCCGAGGCGAGGGCCACCACGTCGTACGGCAGCGCACGGGCCGCCACGGCCACGGCGGTCAACGCGATGCCGTACCCGGCGAAACGGCGTTCGCCGAAGCGCCGCAGGAGCGGGCCCGCGGCCAGGCCGATCGCCACCGAACCGGCGCCCTGCGCCACGTACAGGAGCCCCACGTAGGCGGAGGAGTGCCCGAGGCCCTCCGCGACCGCGTAGACCATGGCGCCGTTGAGACCGGCGAAGAACATCGTCGTGCCACCGGCGAGGACGAGCGGACGCAGGACCGCGTGACTCCACACGTAGCGGGCACCTTCGGCGGTTCGAGCGCGCCGGTCGGCGGAGGACCCTGCCTGACGTGGCTTCGGCTCGTGCACACGCAAGAGCATGTAGAGGCCCGCGGCGAGGACGAAGGTGAGCGCGTCCAGGAGGGCGACGCGGGCGCCACCGTACGCCGCGTACAGGCCGGCTCCGGCGAGTGGGGCGACCAGTTTCATGCCCTCATTGGCGGTCATGCGCAGGCCGTTGAAATCACCGAGGAGTTGCCGGTCGACGGCTGCGGCCACCAGCGCCGACTCCGCCGCGTCGTGGACGACACCCGCCGCCCCGTACACCAGGAGCACCCCGTAGAGGATCCACACGGTGCTCCGGGAGTCGACGGCGAGGAGGGGCAGGAGGAGCACGGCCAGACCCAGGTTCGTCCACAGCAGCAGCAGCGGCCGGCGGCGGGTGCGGTCCGCGAGGGTGCCGAGGACGGGGCCGACCAGCGTGGGCGCCCAGAGGGCGAAGACACAGAGGGCGGCCAGGCCGTCCGAGCCGGTCAGGTCCTTCACCCAGACCCCGGCCACCAGCCACATCGCCGACGTGCCGAACCCGGAGACCACGACACCCGCCAGGTACAGCCCCGCGTCGCGGTCGCCGAGGACGCGGCACACCGCCCGGGCCGGCCGCTTCGTGTGTTTCGTCATGCCTGGTCATCGTGCGGCTAAGGCCCCGGCCCCGGGATCGGGCGGATGCCGTAGGCGGCCGGCGGCACGGGGCCGGCCGGTGGAACCCTCTAGGGCACCGTGACGACGAGTTTGCCGCGGGGGTGGCCCTTCTCCAGGTGGCGGACGGCCTCCGGCACCCGGGCCAGCGGACAGGTGCGGTCCACGGGGGCGGTGAGCGTGCCCTTCTCGGCGAGGTCCTTGAGGGTCAGGAGGTCCTCGCGGCGGGTGACGGCGACGAGGTTGCGCAGGTG belongs to Streptomyces sp. V3I8 and includes:
- a CDS encoding MFS transporter gives rise to the protein MTKHTKRPARAVCRVLGDRDAGLYLAGVVVSGFGTSAMWLVAGVWVKDLTGSDGLAALCVFALWAPTLVGPVLGTLADRTRRRPLLLLWTNLGLAVLLLPLLAVDSRSTVWILYGVLLVYGAAGVVHDAAESALVAAAVDRQLLGDFNGLRMTANEGMKLVAPLAGAGLYAAYGGARVALLDALTFVLAAGLYMLLRVHEPKPRQAGSSADRRARTAEGARYVWSHAVLRPLVLAGGTTMFFAGLNGAMVYAVAEGLGHSSAYVGLLYVAQGAGSVAIGLAAGPLLRRFGERRFAGYGIALTAVAVAARALPYDVVALASAAAVGVGLPCVLVAALTAVQRETPDALLGRTAATAGTLLFAPNAVGLALGAGLVELVPYQPLLVMLGVTRLGTVLPLLRRQPSRASASATSDRSSSDANPA
- a CDS encoding zinc-binding dehydrogenase; this encodes MPVLRRALAPRGTLVIVGGEGGTALFGGLTRGLRAVLLSPFTGRHLRNLVAVTRREDLLTLKDLAEKGTLTAPVDRTCPLARVPEAVRHLEKGHPRGKLVVTVP